From Pongo pygmaeus isolate AG05252 chromosome 1, NHGRI_mPonPyg2-v2.0_pri, whole genome shotgun sequence, one genomic window encodes:
- the AHDC1 gene encoding transcription factor Gibbin — MRVKPQGLVVTSSAVCSSPDYLREPKYYPGGPPTPRPLLPTRPPASPPDKAFSTHAFSENPRPPPRRDPSTRRPPVLAKGDDPLPPRAARPVSQARCPTPAGDSSSSRRCWDNGRVNLRPVVQLIDIMKDLTRLSQDLQHSGVHLDCGGLRLSRPPAPPPGDLQYSFFSSPSLANSIRSPEERATPHAKSERPSHPLYEPEPEPRDSPQPGQGHSPGATAAATGLPPEPEPDSTDYSELADADILSELASLTCPEAQLLEAQALEPPSPEPEPQLLDPQPRFLDPQALEPLGEALELPPLQPLADPLGLPGLALQALDTLPDSLESQLLDPQALDPLPKLLDVPGRRLEPQQPLGHCPLAEPLRLDLCSPHGPPGPEGHPKYALRRTDRPKILCRRRKAGRGRKADAGPEGRLLPLPMPTGLVAALAEPPPPPPPPALPGPGPVSVPELKPESSQTPVVSTRKGKCRGVRRMVVKMAKIPVSLGRRNKTTYKVSSLSSSLSVEGKELGLRVSAEPTPLLKMKNNGRNVVVVFPPGEMPIILKRKRGRPPKNLLLGPGKPKEPAVVAAEAATVAAATMAMPEVKKRRRRKQKLASPQPSYAADANDSKAEYSDVLAKLAFLNRQSQCAGRCSPPRCWTPSEPESVHQAPDTQSISHFLHRVQGFRRRGGKAGGFGGRGGGHAAKSARCSFSDFFEGIGKKKKVVAVAAAGVGGPGLTELGHPRKRGRGEVDAVTGKPKRKRRSRKNGTLFPEQVPSGPGFGEAGAEWAGDKGGVWAPHHGHPGGQAGRNCGFQGTEARAFASTGLESGASGRGSYYSTGAPSGQTELSQERQNLFTGYFRSLLDSDDSSDLLDFALSASRPESRKASGTYAGPPTSALPAQRGLATFPSRGAKASPVAVGSGGAGADPSFQPVLSARQTFPPGRAASYGLTPATSDCRAAETFPKLAPPPSAVARSPTTHPPANTYLPQYGGYGAGQSVFAPTKPFTGQDCANSKDCSFAYGSGNSLPASPSSAHSAGYAPPPTGGPCLPPSKASFFNSSEGAPFSGSAPTPLRCDSRASTVSPGGYMVPKGTTASATSAASAASSSSSSFQPSPENCRQFAGASQWPFRQGYGGLDWASEAFSQLYNPSFDCHVSEPNVILDISNYTPQKVKQQTAVSETFSESSSDSTQFNQPVGGGGFRRANSEASSSEGQSSLSSLEKLMMDWNEASSAPGYNWNQSVLFQSSSKPGRGRRKKVDLFEASHLGFPTSASAAASGYPSKRSTGPRQPRGGRGGGACSAKKERGGAAAKAKFIPKPQPVNPLFQDSPDLGLDYYSGDSSMSPLPSQSRAFGVGERDPCDFIGPYSMNPSTPSDGTFGQGFHCDSPSLGAPELDGKHFPPLAHPPTVFDAGLQKAYSPTCSPTLGFKEELRPPPTKLAACEPLKHGLQGASLGHAAAAQAHLSCRDLPLGQPHYDSPSCKGTAYWYPPGSAARSPPYEGKVGTGLLADFLGRTEAACLSAPHLASPPATPKADKEPLEMARPPGPPRGPAAAAAGYGCPLLSDLTLSPVPRDSLLPLQDTAYRYPGFMPQAHPGLGGGPKSGFLGPMAEPHPEDTFTVTSL, encoded by the coding sequence ATGCGTGTGAAGCCCCAGGGCCTGGTGGTGACTTCCAGTGCCGTGTGCAGCTCTCCTGACTACCTCCGGGAACCCAAGTACTACCCCGgcggcccccccaccccccggccCCTGCTTCCCACCCGGCCCCCTGCCAGCCCACCCGACAAGGCCTTCTCCACCCACGCCTTCTCCGAGAACCCACGCCCACCCCCACGCCGGGACCCCAGCACCCGGCGCCCACCAGTGCTTGCCAAGGGGGACGACCCGCTGCCCCCACGGGCAGCCCGTCCTGTCTCACAGGCCCGCTGCCCCACACCGGCCGGAGACAGCAGCAGCTCCCGACGCTGCTGGGACAACGGGCGGGTGAACCTGCGACCAGTGGTGCAGCTGATTGACATCATGAAGGACCTGACACGCCTCTCCCAGGACCTGCAGCACAGTGGTGTACACCTGGACTGTGGCGGGCTCCGACTGAGCCGCCCGCCTGCACCGCCACCCGGCGACCTACAATACAGCTTCTTCTCCTCACCCAGTTTGGCCAACAGCATCCGTAGCCCTGAGGAGCGGGCCACCCCACACGCCAAGTCGGAGCGGCCCAGCCACCCCCTCTACGAGCCTGAGCCTGAGCCTAGGGACAGTccccagcctggccaaggccATAGTCCTGGAGCCACGGCTGCGGCCACGGGTCTGCCCCCAGAGCCTGAGCCAGACAGCACTGATTACTCAGAACTTGCTGACGCTGACATCCTTAGTGAGCTGGCCTCCCTCACTTGCCCAGAGGCCCAGCTGCTAGAGGCCCAGGCCCTCGAGCCACCATCGCCCGAGCCGGAGCCTCAGCTCCTGGACCCCCAGCCCCGCTTCCTGGACCCGCAGGCACTAGAGCCGCTCGGGGAAGCTCTGGAGCTGCCACCCCTGCAACCTCTTGCTGATCCTCTGGGGCTGCCGGGCCTGGCTCTCCAGGCCCTGGACACCCTGCCTGACTCCTTGGAGTCGCAGCTGCTTGACCCCCAGGCACTCGACCCCCTGCCCAAGCTGCTTGACGTCCCAGGTCGCCGTCTGGAGCCCCAGCAGCCCCTGGGGCACTGCCCACTGGCCGAGCCCTTGCGCCTGGACTTGTGCTCACCGCACGGCCCCCCCGGGCCTGAGGGTCACCCCAAGTACGCCTTGCGGCGCACTGATAGGCCAAAGATCCTGTGTCGCCGGCGGAAAGCCGGACGGGGGCGCAAGGCAGACGCCGGACCCGAGGGCCGCCTACTACCCCTGCCTATGCCCACGGGGCTGGTGGCCGCCCTGGCCGAACCCCCACCGCCTCCTCCACCCCCTGCCCTGCCAGGCCCAGGCCCGGTCTCAGTCCCAGAGTTGAAGCCGGAATCTTCCCAGACCCCAGTGGTCTCTACCCGCAAAGGCAAGTGCCGGGGCGTGCGGCGCATGGTGGTGAAGATGGCCAAGATCCCCGTATCGCTGGGGCGGCGGAACAAGACCACATACAAAGTGTCTTCCTTGAGCAGCAGCCTGAGCGTGGAGGGCAAGGAGCTGGGCCTGCGCGTGTCGGCTGAGCCCACCCCGCTGCTGAAGATGAAGAACAACGGGCGGAACGTGGTAGTGGTCTTCCCACCCGGTGAGATGCCCATTATTCTCAAGCGTAAGCGCGGCCGCCCTCCTAAGAACCTGCTGCTGGGTCCCGGCAAGCCCAAggagccagctgtggtggcggcCGAGGCAGCCACTGTGGCAGCGGCCACCATGGCCATGCCAGAGGTGAAGAAACGACGGCGGCGGAAGCAGAAGCTGGCATCTCCCCAGCCATCCTATGCAGCAGACGCCAACGACAGCAAGGCCGAGTACTCAGACGTCCTGGCCAAGCTGGCCTTCCTGAACCGCCAGAGCCAGTGCGCTGGACGGTGCTCACCGCCCCGCTGCTGGACACCCAGTGAGCCAGAGTCGGTGCACCAGGCCCCCGACACCCAGAGCATCTCCCACTTCCTGCATCGTGTGCAGGGCTTCCGGCGGCGTGGGGGCAAAGCAGGCGGTTTTGGTGGCCGGGGTGGGGGCCATGCGGCCAAGTCAGCCCGATGCTCCTTCAGTGACTTCTTTGAGGGCATTGGCAAGAAAAAGAAGGTGGTGGCTGTGGCAGCCGCTGGGGTCGGGGGCCCTGGCCTTACCGAGTTGGGGCACCCACGCAAACGGGGCCGGGGGGAGGTAGACGCTGTGACTGGGAAGCCAAAGCGCAAGAGACGGTCCCGGAAGAATGGGACTCTGTTCCCAGAGCAGGTGCCCAGTGGCCCAGGCTTTGGGGAGGCAGGCGCTGAGTGGGCCGGGGATAAGGGTGGTGTCTGGGCCCCTCACCATGGGCACCCAGGTGGGCAAGCTGGCCGAAACTGTGGGTTTCAGGGGACCGAGGCCCGGGCCTTTGCCTCCACTGGGCTGGAGAGTGGAGCCTCAGGCCGTGGCAGCTACTACAGCACGGGCGCACCCTCAGGCCAGACCGAGCTCAGCCAGGAGCGCCAAAACCTCTTCACCGGCTACTTTCGCTCGCTGCTCGATTCGGATGACTCCTCCGATCTCTTGGACTTTGCCCTCTCAGCCTCTCGCCCAGAGTCCCGGAAGGCATCGGGCACCTATGCAGGGCCACCCACCAGCGCCCTGCCTGCCCAGCGGGGCCTGGCCACCTTCCCTAGCCGGGGAGCCAAGGCCAGCCCCGTGGCAGTGGGTAGCGGCGGGGCTGGGGCGGACCCCTCCTTCCAGCCTGTCCTGTCTGCGCGCCAGACCTTCCCACCAGGACGGGCAGCAAGCTATGGGCTAACTCCAGCCACTTCAGACTGCCGGGCAGCCGAGACCTTCCCCAAGCTGGCTCCCCCACCCTCAGCCGTGGCCCGCTCACCTACCACCCACCCGCCTGCCAACACCTACCTGCCCCAGTATGGCGGCTATGGGGCTGGACAAAGCGTATTTGCCCCAACTAAGCCCTTTACAGGCCAGGACTGCGCTAACAGCAAGGACTGCAGCTTCGCCTATGGCAGCGGCAACAGCCTCCCTGCCTCACCCAGCAGCGCCCACAGCGCCGGCTATGCCCCACCGCCTACCGGGGGCCCCTGCCTGCCACCAAGCAAGGCCTCCTTCTTCAACAGCTCTGAGGGGGCCCCCTTCTCTGGTTCAGCCCCCACGCCCCTGCGCTGTGACAGCCGGGCCAGCACAGTCTCCCCCGGTGGCTACATGGTGCCCAAGGgcaccacagcctctgccacctctgcagcctctgccgcctcctcctcctcctcctccttccagccCTCGCCCGAGAACTGTCGGCAGTTTGCGGGGGCTTCTCAGTGGCCTTTCCGGCAGGGCTATGGAGGCCTGGACTGGGCCTCAGAGGCCTTTAGTCAGCTCTACAATCCCAGTTTTGACTGCCACGTCAGCGAGCCCAACGTGATCCTGGACATCTCCAACTACACACCgcagaaggtgaagcagcagACGGCTGTGTCGGAGACGTTCTCCGAGTCATCCTCCGACAGCACCCAGTTCAATCAGCCGGTCGGTGGCGGGGGGTTTCGGCGTGCCAACAGCGAGGCCTCAAGTAGTGAGGGCCAGTCGAGCCTGTCCAGCCTGGAGAAACTGATGATGGACTGGAACGAGGCATCATCTGCCCCCGGCTACAACTGGAACCAGAGTGTCCTCTTTCAGAGTAGCTCCAAGCCGGGCCGTGGACGGCGGAAGAAGGTGGACCTGTTCGAGGCCTCACATCTGGGCTTCCCGACATCCGCCTCTGCCGCTGCCTCAGGCTACCCATCCAAACGGAGCACCGGGCCCCGGCAGCCGCGAGGTGGACGGGGCGGTGGGGCCTGCTCAGCCAAGAAGGAGCGGGGTGGCGCAGCGGCCAAAGCCAAGTTCATCCCCAAGCCACAGCCGGTCAACCCACTGTTCCAGGACAGTCCTGACCTCGGCCTGGACTACTATAGCGGGGACAGCAGCATGTCACCACTGCCCTCACAGTCGAGGGCCTTCGGCGTGGGAGAGCGAGACCCCTGTGACTTCATAGGACCCTACTCCATGAACCCGTCCACGCCTTCCGACGGCACCTTTGGCCAAGGCTTCCACTGCGACTCGCCCAGCCTGGGTGCTCCCGAGCTTGATGGCAAGCATTTCCCACCGCTGGCCCACCCGCCCACGGTGTTTGACGCTGGCCTGCAGAAGGCATACTCGCCCACCTGCTCACCTACACTGGGCTTCAAGGAAGAGCTGCGGCCACCGCCCACAAAGCTGGCTGCCTGCGAGCCCCTCAAGCATGGGCTCCAGGGGGCCAGCCTGGGCCACGCAGCTGCAGCCCAGGCCCACCTGAGCTGCCGGGACCTGCCGCTGGGCCAGCCCCACTATGATTCCCCCAGCTGCAAGGGCACAGCATATTGGTACCCTCCAGGCTCAGCTGCCCGCAGCCCGCCCTATGAAGGCAAGGTGGGTACAGGGCTGCTGGCTGACTTCCTGGGCAGGACGGAGGCCGCGTGCCTCAGTGCCCCTCACCTGGCTAGCCCACCAGCCACGCCCAAGGCCGACAAGGAGCCACTGGAAATGGCCCGGCCCCCTGGCCCACCCCGGGGCCCTGCTGCAGCCGCTGCTGGCTATGGCTGCCCACTCCTTAGTGACTTGACCCTGTCCCCTGTGCCGAGGGACTCGCTGCTGCCCCTGCAGGACACCGCCTACAGGTACCCAGGCTTTATGCCCCAGGCGCATCCTGGCCTGGGTGGGGGCCCCAAGAGCGGCTTCCTGGGGCCCATGGCGGAACCTCACCCCGAGGACACATTCACCGTCACGTCCCTGTAG